The genomic window CGTAAATACAAGTTTACAAATAAATGCTGATAAATGAGAAAACTTTGCCTCGGTTTGAGGTTACATCAAATCAAATCCTATGTCTTCGCGGAAATATTTTCCATCAAAATATATTCTTGCTGCATCTGCTGTAGCACACTGCAGAGCTTCAAATTGAGTGTCTTTAACGCTACTAATGGCTAAAACTCTGCCGCCATTGGTTTTTACTACGCCTCCTTCTAAAGCGGTACCAGCATGAAACACATACGAATCTCTCACATTGTCTAGCCCAGAAATAGCTTTACCTTTTTCGTATTCGCCAGGATATCCGCCAGCAACAATTACAACGGTTGCCGCATTTTTGGGGCTAATTTTGATTTCGTAACTACCTAATTCTTTGTTTGCACTTGCTAAGAAAAGTTCCACCAAATCATTTTCAATTCTTGGGATCACACTTTCTGTTTCTGGGTCGCCCATACGAGCGTTGTACTCAATCACATAAGGCTCTTCGCCAACTTTAATCAGTCCGAAGAAAATGAAACCAGTATAATCAATGCCTTCGCTTGCTAAACCATTTACCGTTGGTTTAATAATGCGTTCTTCAATTTTATTTAAAAACTCAGCGTTAGCAAACGGAACTGGAGAAACAGAACCCATGCCTCCAGTGTTCAAACCAGTATCGCCTTGGCCAATTCGCTTGTAATCTTTCGCTTCTGGCAAAATCACATAGTTTTTGCCATCAGTTAATACAAAAACAGAAAGTTCAATACCTGTTAAAAATTCTTCGATTACTACAGTAGAACCAGCATTTCCAAACTTGCCGCCCAGCATCAGTTTTAATTCTTCTTGTGCTTCTGCAATGTTATCTAAAATTAAAACCCCTTTTCCTGCTGCTAAACCATCAGCTTTTAAAACTATTGGGGTAGCATGAGTAGAAAGGTATTGCAGGCCTTCGGCTAAATTCTCATTGGTAAAAGATTTAGATTTCGCTGTAGGGATGTTGTGGCGCTCCATAAACTGCTTAGAGAAATCTTTGCTTCCTTCTAAAATGGCACCTTCTTTTTTAGGTCCGATAACGGGAATGTGTTTTAATTCTTCGTCGTTAACAAAAAAATCGTGAATACCTAACACCAAAGGTTCTTCGGGGCCAACTACCAATAGCTCTATTTTTTCTTTCAAAGCCAGCGCTTTTACGGCTTCAAAATCATTTGGATTGATGTTTACATTTTTGCCATAATTGGCAGTGCCAGCATTGCCAGGAGCTATAAAAAGATTAGTACATTGCTCCGATTGGCTTAATTTCCAGGCAAAAGCACATTCTCTTCCGCCAGAACCTATTAGTAAGATATTCATGCCACAAAGATATGGGTTTATGCTTATTGGGGGCATAAAATCTTAAATAAGCTACAAGCAAAGTTCTATTGCAATTAAAGTGGCATAATTACTCAGGGCCTCCATCTCTATCGTTTCTGTTTCCCATAGTGCAATTCCATCTCGGTCGTGTAGTAAACGCCCATCAATTTCAAAGGCGCCAGAAAGCACAAACGCATAAAATATAGCAGTACTGTTTAAAAAGTATTCGGTACTTCCGCGGCCATTAAACTGGCCTAAGCTTATTTTAAAAGGTAAAAAATTGGGAGTAGCACAGTGTAAATGATTTAATTTTGATAGGTCAACTTCGCTAAACATAGGAGTTGTGGGTGCGCTTTCTTGTGCTTTAATACCAATAACTACGTAGTTAATTGTGTGGCTTTCAAAAGGGTTGGTTAATTTTACAAAAGTGTTTTTCTCTAGAAAAATCGTCAAGCTTTGCCCTATCTCTATTTCGGTCTCGTTTTCTTGGTCGTCTAAATAATTTAGTGTACCGGTAACGGGTAATAGTATAATGTAGCCCTTTTCTTGTGTGTAAAAATTATAAGAGGACATTGGTGCCAGCATATCGTCGTGTAGGGCATAGAGGTTGCCAATGGGTTCTTTTACAGGGTTAAAAAAGTGCTCAGAATTGGAGAAAGTGCTGTGCCTTGTTAAATGCTTGTTTTGGATAGTCCCTCTTTGGTCTGAAACAAATATTTTGCCTTGAGAAATAGTTTTCATTCTTGTATGCTATAAATGGTAAGATAAGGAGTGATGGTAAACATATCGGTTAGCAACGGTTTGTTTTCCATATTTGATGTTTTACACGTTAGCAAATGATCTCCAATTTGGTCTATATGAAACAATTCTTCACTGTAAAAATTAATTGCCACTACATGTTTATTGCTATTGCGTAAATCAGAATTAACGATTTCGAACCTAAACTGGTTAAACTTCAAAAAATGTAAACCTACATTATTGGTAATATCTGGAATTGTTTGGTTTAGTTGCTTAACATAGTTGATTACAGCACCGCTAACTAAAAAATGTAACTTCTCCGCATTTGGAACTTCACGTAGCAGCTCTCCAAAAGTATGGTGCTTCCCATCTTGATTGTAATATTGAGATTGCATTTTGAACTCGTTAAAAGTATCAGTAAAAACCAGTTTTTCCCAGCTGCCGGTACTTTCTGCATTAATTATTTTTCTGTAACAGAGTGTTATTTTTCTTCTCATTATTGATGGGGGTTAAGCCGGTACACTGATTTGCATTTTTAATTCAAACCCTGCCGATAAACTCCCCGTTACGGTGGCAATTTCTATACCCGAAGTATCGTCACTAAAAACATTGTCGTTTTTGTTGTAAGTATATCCCGACATGCCTTTTGAGTAGCCGTTTACCAAGGCAACAGCTGTACCACTGCCTTCTGGAAATGCAATTTGAGTAACTTTTAACGAGTTTCCTGCCGCATTGTATATGTGTACATGTATGTGTGTGGCACGGCCGCTATACCATCCCGGAAAAATAGACGTAAAGGTAACTAGGCCATTGGTATCGGTAGTTTGCCTGCCACGTAAAAAATGTACAGATTGGTAATTGGTAGATTGCATGCCTGTACCACCATATTCAGAATAGTTACCTTCTGCATCGCAGTGCCAAATATCTACTATGGCGCCTGCAAGTGCGCTACAATTATTGTTGCTGTTGCCAATAGTAATTTTGGCAGTTAGCTTGTACCCACTTTTACCTTCGGTAATGTCACTTCTAACGTAAGACGCGGGAGCTTTGGTAGGGAATGGGCCTTCTGTTTCTGTTGGGGCAACTACGCAATTCGAGTTCGACGAACCTCCCGTTGCAGTAGTGGTAGTAGGTGTTTCTGATGATTTCTTGCAAGCATCAATAATTACAGGTGTACTAACTGCTCCAATTAGTAAGCTCCTTAAAAAGTTTTTTCTTTCCATATCAGCATGTTTTTGATTGAAATACAATCCGAATATGAAGAGACTTTGCTACGTTGGCAAAAATGTGTCGGCTAATGTTTGTTTTGTGTCGGTACGCTGGCGCAATGTTAATTTTTGTTAAATGCTAGCTGTTTTTCCACTCTTCAATAAAAGATACATACGTATCGCTAATGGGTAGTTTAAGTCCATTGCTTAGCTGTGCTTTTCTATTTGTTATGGCCTGTACCTCTTTAATTGCAACCACAAAACTGCGGTGTATTCTTCTAAATTTAGCTATAGGAAGCTTGTCTATCAGCTTTTTCAGTGTGGTTAAAGTGATAATCATTTTCCCGTTAGTTAAATGTATTTTAACATAATCTTCTAAACTCTCCAAATATGCGATGTCTTTGGTTTCAATTTTAACGAGCTTATATTCTGTATACACAAATAAGCATTCAATAATATTTTCCGTTTCTTTTTGCTTTTGATACTGATGATAGTCTATTGCCTTTTGAGCGGCTTTTTTAAAACGGATATAGTCAATTGGTTTTAGTAGATAATCTATGGCATTAAGCTCAAAGCCCTCAAAAGCGAAATTTTTATAAGCAGTAGTAAAAATTACCATTGGCTTTACGGTCAAAGATTTGAACAAATCTATTCCGGTAATGTCTGGCATATTGATGTCTAGAAAAAGCAGATCTACAGGAAATTGATTTAGGTATTCTGCAGCAGCAATAGCATCTTCAAAAGTATTTATAAGCTGAAGCTGAGCTATGGCATCCACATAAGTTTTAATTAAGGCAAGGGCCAAAGGCTCGTCGTCTATGGCTATACATTTCAATTTTTCCATTAGTTGGTATGAATGGTTAAATTAACTTTAAATACTTTCTGGTTGTTCTCTATCTCCAAAATGTGCTTGTTTGGATAGAGGTAGTGCAGCCTTTTTATGGTGTTTTCTAAGCCTATTCCGGTTCGTTTTTCATTTTTAAGCTTGTGGTTAATAGTGTTTTCGCAATAGAGGTTGATAAGGTTTTTTTCTATTAACAACCTGATGGTTAGTTGATTGTTTTTGTGGTTGCTAATTCCGTATTTAAAAACGTTTTCTACAAAAGCCAGTAAAATTAGGGGTGCAATTTTTTTCTGCGAGCTATCGCCAATTATTTCGTAACTAAGTGTAGTTTTTTGTGTAAGCCTTAATTTTTGTAAATCTATGTAGTCGCTCATACAGGTTATTTCCTCTTCCAAATCAACTTCATCATGCCCTGCTTTGTCTGTTAAGTATCGCATCATGCTAGATAGTTTCATAATGGAAGGAGCTGTGTTTTCGTCTTTAATTACAGCGAGGGTATAAATGTTGTTTAAAATGTTAAATAAAAAATGTGGATTAACCTGTGCCTTTAAAAATGAAAGTTCTGCTTGGGCTTTTTCCGCTTCGGCCTTTAGCGCACGCTCTGTAGTAAGCTGTAATTGTTTGTTTATTGATTTACTGATATCAATACTAATGATAATGAGCAAAATGAAAATACTTACAATATCTACCAATGGTCTGCCCACTTTTGGGGGCAACGGCATAGAATGATGTTGTGGCGGCAGATTTATTGGCGGCAGGTGTGGCTTGGCTAGCAATTGATCAAATGGACGTACAATCACAATTGCTGCTAAAATAACCACCAAGCAAACAATATAGGCAAATAGTCTTTTTTGCAGATATAATTTAGGAAATAGAAAGTAAGAGTGGAGAAAATAAACAGTACAAAATATCAAGCAAAAAAAGCATAATTGCCCAGCATCTGTACATTTAAAACTTGTTGTTGATTTTGGCCATATAAAAACAACAGCGGAAAAGAGAGTAAGAAGATAACCGCAATGGCCTCTATGGCCAATTGTAGTTTTATTTTTGTTAGCATACGTAAAGCAAGCTAACAAAAGTTAATTAATATTAAAAGTATCGATAGGTATTGGTTTTGTATAGATGAAACCATCGTAAAACGCTTTAAGGTAAATCCGATTTCGGTTTGTAAAAGAATAAAACTAGATTTGCCACCATAATGAGGCATCTCGTAACCATATCTTTAGTGTTTTTTAGTCTTTCGCACTTGGCCAAGGCCGAGCGTATAGACGGACTACGCTATTTAACGGAAAGATATTGTGCTAAAACACAAACTACCGCAGAGCAATCTGCCGTGCGGTCGGTTCAAGATTTACAAGATCTACCTCACTTTATCCTATCTAACAATCAGCTAAGCGCCATTGGCGTAATTTCTAACAAAAACTGTAAAAAGTATGGCGTGGC from Pedobacter sp. SL55 includes these protein-coding regions:
- a CDS encoding intradiol ring-cleavage dioxygenase gives rise to the protein MERKNFLRSLLIGAVSTPVIIDACKKSSETPTTTTATGGSSNSNCVVAPTETEGPFPTKAPASYVRSDITEGKSGYKLTAKITIGNSNNNCSALAGAIVDIWHCDAEGNYSEYGGTGMQSTNYQSVHFLRGRQTTDTNGLVTFTSIFPGWYSGRATHIHVHIYNAAGNSLKVTQIAFPEGSGTAVALVNGYSKGMSGYTYNKNDNVFSDDTSGIEIATVTGSLSAGFELKMQISVPA
- a CDS encoding LytR/AlgR family response regulator transcription factor translates to MEKLKCIAIDDEPLALALIKTYVDAIAQLQLINTFEDAIAAAEYLNQFPVDLLFLDINMPDITGIDLFKSLTVKPMVIFTTAYKNFAFEGFELNAIDYLLKPIDYIRFKKAAQKAIDYHQYQKQKETENIIECLFVYTEYKLVKIETKDIAYLESLEDYVKIHLTNGKMIITLTTLKKLIDKLPIAKFRRIHRSFVVAIKEVQAITNRKAQLSNGLKLPISDTYVSFIEEWKNS
- the purD gene encoding phosphoribosylamine--glycine ligase is translated as MNILLIGSGGRECAFAWKLSQSEQCTNLFIAPGNAGTANYGKNVNINPNDFEAVKALALKEKIELLVVGPEEPLVLGIHDFFVNDEELKHIPVIGPKKEGAILEGSKDFSKQFMERHNIPTAKSKSFTNENLAEGLQYLSTHATPIVLKADGLAAGKGVLILDNIAEAQEELKLMLGGKFGNAGSTVVIEEFLTGIELSVFVLTDGKNYVILPEAKDYKRIGQGDTGLNTGGMGSVSPVPFANAEFLNKIEERIIKPTVNGLASEGIDYTGFIFFGLIKVGEEPYVIEYNARMGDPETESVIPRIENDLVELFLASANKELGSYEIKISPKNAATVVIVAGGYPGEYEKGKAISGLDNVRDSYVFHAGTALEGGVVKTNGGRVLAISSVKDTQFEALQCATADAARIYFDGKYFREDIGFDLM
- a CDS encoding sensor histidine kinase; translated protein: MVILAAIVIVRPFDQLLAKPHLPPINLPPQHHSMPLPPKVGRPLVDIVSIFILLIIISIDISKSINKQLQLTTERALKAEAEKAQAELSFLKAQVNPHFLFNILNNIYTLAVIKDENTAPSIMKLSSMMRYLTDKAGHDEVDLEEEITCMSDYIDLQKLRLTQKTTLSYEIIGDSSQKKIAPLILLAFVENVFKYGISNHKNNQLTIRLLIEKNLINLYCENTINHKLKNEKRTGIGLENTIKRLHYLYPNKHILEIENNQKVFKVNLTIHTN